The genomic region AATGTGATTGATTTTGGAACTGCTCCCTTCTTACGTTTGCTTTGATCTTCACTCCATGTGCGCGGTAGATACAAACGGCGATCGATCAACGTATGTCCTTTGTCGCTAATGTAGGACATGAACACACCTACCTGGCAATTCTCCAAATGTCCAGTTGTGCCATAATACTGCACCTGTACGCCTACTGACTGCTCTCCTTGCTTCAGAAAACCTGTTTCATCAATTGCCAAAATATCTGTTTCACTCTTCAAATGCTCCACTGCATACTTTCTAATTTCTGCACACACTGCGTCCGCGTTCCACTGCGCCCGTCCTAGTAAATGTTGGAAGCGATAGGGATTGCTATACCCTACCTGTTCTGCCATTTGCCATCCATTCTTCCGCTCAACTGGGCTTAGTAGTGCCTGGATATAGTCATACGCTGCAAGACGTGCTTCAGAACGAGCGAAGTGCTTTCCCAGTTTTTGCTGAAACGCTTTCAATCTACTGCTCCATTGGGAGCGCTTCTAATACAACACCTGTTAAAAACACACGTTGGATGTATCAAGCATTGCTAAACTGTATTTCCTTACAAATCTAGTTTAGCTTAT from Chroococcidiopsis sp. SAG 2025 harbors:
- a CDS encoding IS701 family transposase, which codes for MKAFQQKLGKHFARSEARLAAYDYIQALLSPVERKNGWQMAEQVGYSNPYRFQHLLGRAQWNADAVCAEIRKYAVEHLKSETDILAIDETGFLKQGEQSVGVQVQYYGTTGHLENCQVGVFMSYISDKGHTLIDRRLYLPRTWSEDQSKRKKGAVPKSITFATKPQLAQQMLESAFKDGIRPAWFVADEVYGNDGSLWWWLEKTAKQPYILTVSKKQPVVIGWQRYQAQELLPQPDSQPVATS